The following proteins come from a genomic window of Deinococcus radiopugnans ATCC 19172:
- a CDS encoding MBL fold metallo-hydrolase has translation MSDLHFLGLGGTDEVGASSYLYLLKEGHLLIDAGARPGSIGEAALPQLGLLTEHPPTAMVLTHAHLDHVGALPVVIRRFPKLPIYCTEATARIATLVLGDTLKVTTMQGQPLFSAGDMKRTLERLRPVPYFTRVSDHGFAFTLFPSGHLLGAASVLIESGGRAVFHTGDVSNISTPVVDAAWLPAAVTPVDAVVSESTYGDTLLPSRKEQVRAFVTAIGETLRGGGRVLIPSFALGRAQEITQILQTAMAGGLLPAVPIHLDGLTRGITEAYEDMLPLLPEALQNRSKVSKQRPFLTGTVNLVKDKREREGILASERPAVVIASSGMLHAGASPQYARAWLPHAENALFVVGYQDAESPGRRLLELQQGGEVMLPAARGEGFEPVSAYSRVERFYLSAHADRGGLLGMIARYAPGKVILTHGELRARSNLAGYLNSKHDVGLPTAGELVPLKDSGKRRGSFINTAPKKLEAMKERHARTTVKVRYDPETHEVRVALPETLDGALFGEGDYTLEVLRGKTSRVKLREHDAEALEGQRQAEEDRAAEETVA, from the coding sequence ATGAGTGATCTGCATTTCCTGGGCCTCGGCGGCACGGACGAGGTAGGAGCCAGCAGCTACCTGTATCTGCTGAAGGAAGGCCACCTGCTGATCGACGCCGGGGCGCGCCCCGGCTCCATCGGGGAGGCCGCCCTGCCCCAGCTCGGCCTCCTTACCGAACACCCGCCCACCGCAATGGTGCTGACCCACGCCCACCTCGATCACGTGGGTGCCCTGCCTGTGGTCATCCGACGCTTCCCGAAGCTCCCCATTTATTGCACCGAGGCCACCGCCCGTATCGCCACCCTCGTCCTGGGAGACACCCTCAAGGTCACCACCATGCAGGGCCAGCCGCTGTTCAGTGCGGGCGACATGAAGCGCACGCTGGAACGCCTGCGCCCGGTCCCGTACTTCACGCGCGTCAGTGATCACGGCTTCGCCTTCACGCTGTTCCCCAGTGGCCATCTCCTCGGCGCAGCCAGCGTCCTGATCGAGAGCGGGGGCCGCGCCGTGTTCCACACCGGGGACGTCAGCAACATCTCCACGCCCGTGGTGGACGCTGCTTGGCTGCCCGCCGCCGTGACGCCGGTGGACGCGGTGGTCTCGGAGAGCACCTACGGCGATACCCTGCTGCCCAGCCGCAAGGAGCAGGTGCGCGCCTTCGTCACGGCCATCGGAGAAACCCTGCGCGGTGGGGGCCGGGTGCTGATCCCGTCCTTTGCGCTGGGCCGCGCACAGGAGATCACCCAGATCCTGCAGACGGCCATGGCGGGCGGCCTGCTGCCGGCGGTGCCGATCCACCTGGACGGGCTGACGCGGGGCATCACCGAGGCCTACGAGGATATGCTGCCCCTCCTGCCCGAAGCATTGCAGAACCGCAGCAAGGTCAGCAAGCAGCGGCCGTTCCTGACCGGCACCGTCAACCTGGTCAAGGACAAACGTGAGCGCGAGGGCATCCTGGCCTCAGAGCGGCCTGCGGTGGTCATTGCCTCGTCGGGCATGCTGCACGCCGGGGCCAGCCCGCAGTACGCCCGCGCGTGGTTGCCGCACGCCGAGAACGCGCTGTTCGTGGTGGGCTACCAGGACGCCGAGAGCCCGGGGCGACGGCTCTTAGAACTGCAACAGGGTGGCGAGGTCATGCTGCCCGCCGCGAGGGGGGAGGGCTTTGAGCCGGTGTCGGCCTACTCGCGGGTGGAGCGCTTCTATCTGTCGGCCCATGCGGACCGGGGCGGACTGCTGGGGATGATCGCGCGCTACGCGCCGGGCAAGGTGATCCTGACGCACGGCGAGCTGCGGGCGCGAAGCAACCTGGCGGGGTACTTGAACAGCAAGCACGACGTCGGGTTGCCGACAGCCGGTGAACTGGTGCCGCTCAAGGACAGTGGGAAGCGCCGAGGATCATTCATAAATACGGCCCCGAAGAAGCTAGAGGCCATGAAAGAACGTCATGCCCGCACCACCGTGAAGGTGCGCTATGACCCCGAGACGCACGAGGTCCGCGTCGCTTTGCCGGAGACGCTCGACGGCGCACTGTTCGGGGAAGGCGACTACACCTTGGAGGTGCTGCGCGGCAAGACCAGCCGGGTCAAGCTGCGTGAGCATGACGCCGAGGCGCTGGAGGGTCAGCGGCAGGCCGAGGAAGACCGCGCCGCCGAGGAGACCGTGGCCTAG
- a CDS encoding replication initiator protein A: protein MQQGNEPLINELTLARSGVFSILNRESGNDQRWETTFSIGDRDFYVQGVAARGRPHGVDPDVLLALQTLFFEAGCPDDDTVECTAYALLKLTPMGTRGNAYSRLRDSLLRLEGVSWLMRVSRQSGGRSRGTTETSRLIDRISVRDTSLSASGEGGTIEAGAPLRVTFSRHFAQSIREGFYQILDAELLGDLKQPTARSLYRVLQAHRVGDDGSLARELPVIMAAWREATGLSGQRSNNVKRTLDGAHAHLIAAKYLRDVAYEGSGEGTRITYEFEGEVDPELVKLLTDMKVTRPVAEALVTEHPERIREVVQAMRTRLAQGFKPRSLGAATVDAVRNPEKYVAAQSPGRNDTAARSRTSGKARGEPQPVLLPLTQSESLGMIRNILKVKLGRAPHAAAVARLASLPQDAIEQLVAAAKGQGDLIEAVRAATGEAP from the coding sequence ATGCAGCAGGGCAACGAACCGTTGATCAACGAATTGACCCTGGCCCGGTCTGGCGTCTTCAGCATCCTCAACCGGGAGAGCGGCAACGATCAGCGCTGGGAAACCACCTTCAGCATTGGGGACCGTGACTTCTACGTTCAGGGCGTTGCCGCGCGGGGCCGTCCACACGGCGTGGACCCGGATGTCCTGCTCGCCCTGCAGACGCTGTTTTTTGAGGCCGGGTGCCCGGACGACGATACGGTGGAATGCACGGCGTACGCGCTGCTCAAACTGACCCCCATGGGCACCCGTGGAAACGCCTACAGCAGGCTGCGCGACAGCCTGCTGCGGCTGGAGGGCGTGAGCTGGCTGATGCGGGTCTCACGGCAGTCTGGAGGGCGCTCCCGCGGCACCACCGAGACCAGCCGCCTGATTGACCGCATCTCGGTGCGAGACACCAGCCTCAGCGCCAGTGGGGAAGGCGGCACCATCGAGGCCGGCGCGCCGCTGCGGGTCACGTTCTCGCGGCACTTCGCGCAATCGATTCGCGAGGGGTTCTACCAGATTCTCGATGCCGAACTGCTGGGCGACCTCAAGCAGCCCACCGCGCGCAGTCTGTACCGGGTGCTTCAGGCCCACCGGGTGGGCGATGACGGCTCACTGGCCCGCGAATTGCCCGTGATTATGGCCGCCTGGCGGGAAGCCACCGGCCTCAGTGGGCAGCGGTCCAACAACGTCAAGCGCACCCTGGACGGCGCTCACGCCCACCTGATCGCGGCGAAATACCTGCGTGACGTCGCGTATGAAGGATCGGGGGAGGGCACCCGCATCACGTACGAATTTGAGGGCGAGGTTGATCCGGAACTGGTGAAGTTGCTGACCGACATGAAAGTGACGCGTCCAGTGGCCGAAGCGCTGGTCACCGAGCACCCGGAGCGGATTCGTGAAGTGGTGCAGGCGATGCGGACGCGCCTGGCCCAGGGCTTTAAGCCGCGCTCGCTCGGCGCCGCGACCGTGGACGCCGTTCGGAACCCGGAAAAGTACGTGGCGGCGCAGAGTCCTGGGCGCAATGACACCGCCGCACGGTCCAGGACCAGCGGCAAGGCCAGGGGTGAACCGCAGCCCGTGCTCCTGCCCCTGACCCAGAGCGAATCCCTGGGCATGATCCGGAACATTCTCAAGGTCAAGCTGGGCCGCGCGCCGCACGCCGCCGCCGTCGCGCGCCTCGCTAGCCTGCCGCAGGACGCCATCGAGCAGCTGGTCGCGGCCGCGAAAGGTCAGGGCGACTTGATCGAAGCGGTCCGGGCCGCCACAGGCGAGGCCCCCTGA
- a CDS encoding tetratricopeptide repeat protein, with protein MGDALRDTRSWYDWKTQQAAQGRSLFETAALLSPDRSPIARLRAATLLERAGHLTQAMADIKVCLKSGDRAIRVHALALLIFSERESRNQEDHPGVDQIDPAIRTLEPHLNYGEGDGEVDDFYIETQVVLKYNLCRLYFDLGKYDLALAHAGEAIYLSLPLETPQLTFSVRMSYARAALRLGQIQAALREYQVINTVALPGTNLWLFSGLNVANILLMLGDHAEALTLIDFILGSDAGNVPALTSRQYIRALSGLLAPEEAIQPCRDLHRDQINAGLQALIAFVNTGQREGLTRALELFKHLQGNNPTFDGVIGWAQSVALLNLGQIYLSAQRIMLHPPNFPVVEALVLGMKLDIALQPDGIDLEPPAQLCQQLQQLFRREPSRSARLGLAEILTYWHPKAAAFCAFSPHSVPELVDATLPSVFVDGRPIRVHGQAIATRLPFLQMTLETFGIDAAMPRDQSTERERMASALTVGWGAGTRQLPVIPPALLIFHYVRVAEQEGGLWRMAARELARTHGTVPKTFGGHLRQERTLLAELLGQLLDERINVKTFQHRLAKRRSPAEGDSP; from the coding sequence GTGGGCGACGCCCTGCGCGACACCCGCTCTTGGTACGACTGGAAAACCCAGCAGGCGGCCCAGGGGCGGTCTTTGTTCGAGACGGCGGCCCTACTCAGCCCGGACCGTTCCCCCATTGCCCGGCTAAGGGCCGCCACCCTCCTCGAACGCGCCGGACACCTGACCCAGGCCATGGCCGACATCAAGGTCTGCCTGAAATCCGGGGACCGGGCCATCCGGGTTCACGCGCTTGCCCTGTTGATTTTCAGCGAACGTGAAAGCAGAAATCAGGAAGACCATCCCGGCGTTGACCAGATCGATCCGGCCATTCGTACCCTTGAGCCGCATCTCAATTACGGTGAGGGCGACGGTGAGGTGGATGACTTTTATATCGAAACGCAGGTGGTCCTGAAATACAATCTTTGCCGCCTGTATTTTGATCTCGGAAAGTACGATCTGGCCCTGGCCCACGCTGGGGAGGCCATTTATTTGAGCCTGCCCCTGGAGACCCCGCAGCTCACCTTTTCCGTGCGGATGAGCTATGCCCGGGCGGCCCTGCGGCTGGGACAGATCCAGGCGGCCCTGCGCGAATACCAAGTCATTAACACTGTGGCGCTGCCAGGCACCAACCTGTGGTTGTTCTCCGGTCTGAACGTCGCCAATATCCTGCTGATGCTGGGCGACCACGCCGAGGCCCTGACGCTTATTGATTTCATCCTGGGCAGTGACGCTGGGAATGTGCCGGCGCTGACCAGCCGGCAGTACATCCGCGCCCTGTCCGGCCTTTTGGCTCCCGAGGAGGCCATCCAACCCTGCCGTGATCTTCACCGTGACCAAATCAATGCGGGCCTTCAGGCCCTCATCGCGTTCGTCAATACCGGCCAGCGCGAGGGGTTAACGCGTGCCCTTGAGCTCTTCAAGCATCTGCAGGGTAATAATCCAACGTTCGACGGCGTGATCGGCTGGGCGCAGAGCGTGGCGCTGCTGAACCTGGGGCAGATCTACCTGTCGGCCCAACGCATCATGTTGCACCCGCCCAACTTTCCAGTGGTGGAAGCGCTGGTGCTCGGCATGAAGCTCGACATTGCTTTGCAGCCTGATGGCATTGATCTCGAACCTCCAGCCCAACTCTGCCAGCAGCTGCAGCAGCTCTTTCGCCGGGAACCCTCCAGGTCGGCCCGCCTGGGCTTGGCGGAAATCCTGACCTACTGGCACCCTAAAGCGGCGGCCTTTTGTGCCTTTTCACCGCATTCCGTGCCCGAACTGGTCGACGCCACCCTGCCGTCCGTGTTTGTGGACGGGCGGCCCATCCGGGTACATGGCCAGGCCATCGCCACTCGGCTTCCCTTCCTCCAGATGACCCTGGAAACGTTCGGCATCGACGCCGCGATGCCACGCGATCAATCCACCGAGCGGGAACGGATGGCCAGCGCGCTGACAGTGGGCTGGGGTGCGGGGACACGCCAGCTGCCTGTCATTCCCCCCGCCCTGCTGATCTTTCATTATGTGAGGGTCGCCGAGCAGGAGGGGGGACTGTGGCGGATGGCCGCGCGGGAGCTGGCCCGAACCCACGGCACCGTCCCCAAAACCTTCGGCGGTCATCTGCGTCAGGAGCGGACACTGTTGGCCGAACTGTTGGGACAGTTGCTGGACGAGCGCATCAACGTGAAAACATTCCAGCATCGGCTGGCAAAACGCAGAAGCCCTGCGGAGGGAGATTCACCATGA
- a CDS encoding thioredoxin family protein, which translates to MIELGDDNFEPMIQQGLWVVDFWSPTCAPCRVVSPILADLAREWQGEVHFASVNADTELRTRFAQQISGLPSVVVFQDGRPVDLILGAHPARVYRDRIAGVRSVHP; encoded by the coding sequence ATGATCGAGCTGGGTGACGACAACTTTGAACCAATGATTCAACAGGGCCTGTGGGTGGTTGATTTCTGGTCACCCACCTGTGCCCCTTGCCGGGTGGTGTCACCCATTCTGGCCGACCTCGCGCGCGAGTGGCAAGGTGAAGTGCACTTCGCCTCAGTCAATGCGGACACTGAGCTGAGAACCCGCTTCGCTCAACAGATTTCCGGCCTGCCCAGTGTGGTGGTCTTCCAGGACGGGCGCCCGGTGGACTTGATTCTGGGTGCCCATCCTGCGCGGGTGTACCGGGACCGTATCGCAGGAGTCAGGAGTGTGCATCCCTGA
- a CDS encoding IS1182 family transposase encodes MSLKDSHPGQVPEETARVAKAVFRKGHRYLTLRDTFGDLFDSDDFRSLFHLEGRPAIDPAQLALVTLVQFVENLSDERAADAVRARIDLKYLLALPLDHPGFDASVLSEFRTRLIEGQGEHLLFERLLERFRAQQLLRARGQQRTDSTHVLAAVRALNRVSLVGEAFRHALNVLAIAAPEWLVQHGQKNWAQRYASHFDLTAEVAERQRAKREALLLQLGADGKELLEAVLAQDAPRWLCELPAIQILWRVWLQNFTPTEVGTLRWRTNDEIPPSAMFVGSPYDADARYSQKRSTSWVGYKVHLTEACDDDLPLLITNVETTIANTQDFDVLEDVHDHLKARQLLPGAHLVDMGYLSAGLLVSERRDHDVKLIGPARQDQRWQAWAGQGFAAEHFKVDWERQMLTCPAGQVSASWTNVLDQRQRAVVKVKFSMTDCGNCALKIHCTKSSRRTVTLQQRERHEALLEWRGWTQTGEFAALYARRAGVEGTMSVGVRVAGMRRSRYCGLAKTRLQHLCTASALNLLRVADHLDGQPRARTRVAAFQRVLAQVA; translated from the coding sequence ATGAGCCTGAAGGACAGCCACCCCGGCCAGGTGCCGGAAGAGACCGCCCGCGTCGCCAAAGCTGTGTTCCGAAAGGGCCACCGCTACCTCACGCTCCGGGACACGTTCGGTGACTTGTTTGACAGCGACGATTTCAGAAGCCTCTTTCACTTAGAAGGCCGCCCCGCCATCGACCCCGCTCAACTCGCCCTGGTCACCCTCGTACAATTCGTGGAGAACCTCAGTGACGAACGTGCTGCCGATGCGGTCCGGGCGCGCATTGACCTCAAATATCTGTTGGCCCTGCCCCTCGATCATCCCGGCTTTGATGCCAGTGTCCTGTCGGAGTTCCGCACCCGGCTGATTGAAGGGCAAGGGGAACACCTGCTGTTCGAGCGGCTTCTCGAGCGGTTCCGCGCGCAGCAACTGCTGCGCGCTCGCGGCCAGCAACGGACCGATTCAACCCACGTGCTCGCTGCGGTCCGGGCCCTCAATCGTGTCAGTCTGGTCGGGGAAGCATTTCGGCACGCCCTGAACGTGCTGGCTATCGCTGCCCCCGAGTGGCTCGTCCAGCACGGCCAGAAAAACTGGGCACAGCGCTATGCCAGCCACTTCGACCTGACGGCCGAAGTGGCCGAACGCCAGCGAGCCAAGCGTGAAGCTCTGTTGCTGCAACTCGGTGCTGATGGGAAAGAGCTCCTGGAGGCCGTCCTGGCACAGGACGCGCCCCGCTGGCTGTGCGAATTACCTGCCATCCAGATTCTCTGGCGCGTCTGGCTTCAGAACTTCACGCCGACCGAGGTGGGAACCCTTCGTTGGCGAACGAACGACGAGATCCCCCCCAGCGCAATGTTCGTGGGCTCGCCTTACGATGCGGACGCCCGTTACAGCCAGAAACGCTCGACCTCCTGGGTCGGATACAAAGTCCACCTCACTGAGGCCTGTGACGACGATCTCCCGCTGCTGATCACGAACGTGGAGACGACCATTGCCAACACCCAGGACTTCGACGTCCTCGAAGATGTTCATGACCACTTGAAGGCCCGGCAACTGCTGCCAGGGGCGCATCTCGTGGATATGGGTTACCTGAGCGCGGGGTTGCTGGTGAGTGAGCGGCGCGACCACGATGTGAAGCTCATCGGTCCTGCCCGGCAGGACCAGCGCTGGCAAGCTTGGGCCGGGCAAGGCTTCGCCGCTGAGCACTTCAAGGTCGACTGGGAACGCCAGATGCTGACCTGCCCCGCGGGGCAGGTCAGCGCAAGCTGGACCAATGTACTGGATCAGCGACAGCGGGCTGTGGTCAAGGTCAAGTTCTCCATGACGGACTGCGGGAACTGCGCTTTGAAGATCCACTGCACCAAGTCATCAAGGCGAACGGTGACCCTTCAACAGCGCGAACGGCATGAGGCGCTGCTGGAATGGCGGGGGTGGACGCAGACCGGGGAATTCGCCGCGCTGTATGCCAGAAGGGCCGGAGTGGAGGGCACGATGTCGGTCGGTGTCCGGGTCGCGGGCATGCGACGGTCACGGTATTGCGGACTGGCGAAGACGCGCCTGCAACATCTCTGCACGGCCTCGGCACTGAATTTGCTGCGGGTTGCGGATCACTTGGACGGGCAGCCGCGCGCTCGGACCCGCGTGGCTGCTTTCCAGCGCGTCCTGGCACAGGTCGCCTGA
- a CDS encoding bifunctional DNA primase/polymerase, whose amino-acid sequence MHDNEPELMLEQAKRLVARKISVIPTGGGLSPKAKQPHHQALKATGHFSLDREGRRRSSWKALQRRLPTLEELEAWYLQHRARGLGLVTGALSGYVAIDVDPEGLALVQSLGWQPHVLTPSGGMHFYLRHPGWYVPSNASKNKAALPPGVDVRGDGGYCMAPPSRNRAGPYRRTAERHDLTIDQVPLTVRVAGAEYRLREALGLTSPGPATGSPQPFSGAQVEEGGRVPVWLMLDRAERYAPVSRNRGAFMLGLWLHANGYTAEEAEACADEYAQRVYATKASPFSVGEAVTAIRSAYRYPRNQPWTRRVGGWVSEEG is encoded by the coding sequence ATGCACGATAACGAACCTGAACTCATGCTTGAGCAGGCCAAGCGACTGGTGGCCCGGAAGATCAGCGTTATTCCCACTGGCGGCGGCCTCTCCCCGAAAGCCAAGCAGCCCCACCACCAGGCGCTGAAGGCCACCGGCCATTTCTCCCTGGACCGCGAGGGCCGGCGCCGCAGCTCCTGGAAAGCCCTGCAACGTCGGCTGCCCACCCTGGAAGAATTGGAGGCCTGGTACTTGCAGCACCGCGCGCGGGGGCTGGGGCTGGTTACTGGCGCGCTCAGCGGGTACGTCGCCATTGACGTTGACCCTGAAGGACTGGCGCTGGTTCAGAGTCTGGGCTGGCAGCCGCATGTCCTCACGCCCAGCGGCGGCATGCACTTCTACCTGAGACATCCGGGCTGGTACGTCCCGTCCAACGCTTCCAAGAACAAAGCCGCCCTTCCGCCCGGCGTGGACGTGCGGGGCGACGGCGGCTACTGCATGGCTCCGCCCAGTCGCAACCGGGCAGGACCGTACCGGCGCACCGCTGAGCGGCATGACCTGACCATTGACCAGGTGCCGCTTACGGTCCGCGTCGCGGGGGCCGAGTACCGCCTGCGCGAGGCTCTGGGACTGACCTCGCCAGGCCCGGCCACAGGTTCACCCCAGCCGTTCTCAGGGGCGCAGGTGGAGGAGGGTGGACGGGTGCCGGTGTGGCTGATGCTGGACCGGGCCGAGCGCTACGCCCCGGTCAGCCGGAACCGGGGAGCCTTCATGCTAGGCCTGTGGCTTCATGCCAATGGGTACACCGCCGAGGAGGCTGAAGCCTGCGCGGACGAGTACGCGCAGCGGGTCTATGCCACCAAGGCTTCTCCCTTTTCGGTGGGTGAGGCGGTCACGGCCATTCGCAGCGCTTACCGGTATCCTCGCAATCAGCCCTGGACACGCCGGGTCGGGGGGTGGGTCAGCGAGGAGGGGTAA
- a CDS encoding ParA family protein: MPKIISIGNMKGGVGKTTTAIHLAQQLGRKGRTLLLDADDELQCSAVWREGDFDGWTFEAQPYRAYQPSDGADFEYVVIDTKGNEQGGDLLSLAQQSDLLLIPTKPDGLSATGLIRTLTPLVEGGISNYQVLIVANMGGRGEELRDALAEQEIPVLTTIVRHSTAVGDAAERRVPLEALKGNRYAKLLALEYASAAREVLAHV, from the coding sequence ATGCCCAAAATCATTTCCATAGGCAATATGAAGGGCGGCGTGGGCAAGACGACCACGGCGATTCACCTGGCCCAGCAACTGGGCCGCAAAGGCCGCACCCTGCTCCTGGACGCCGATGACGAGCTGCAATGTTCCGCCGTGTGGCGGGAGGGCGACTTCGACGGCTGGACCTTCGAGGCCCAGCCCTACCGGGCGTACCAGCCCAGCGACGGGGCCGATTTCGAGTACGTGGTGATCGATACCAAGGGCAACGAGCAGGGGGGCGATCTGTTGAGCCTGGCCCAGCAAAGCGATCTGCTCCTGATTCCCACCAAGCCCGACGGTCTGAGCGCCACCGGTCTGATTCGTACCCTGACCCCCCTTGTTGAGGGTGGGATCAGCAATTATCAGGTGCTGATCGTCGCCAACATGGGCGGACGGGGCGAGGAGCTGCGCGACGCCCTGGCCGAGCAGGAGATTCCGGTGCTCACCACCATCGTGCGCCACAGCACCGCTGTGGGCGACGCTGCCGAGCGGCGGGTGCCGCTCGAAGCCCTCAAGGGCAACCGCTATGCCAAGCTGCTGGCCCTGGAGTACGCCAGCGCCGCGCGGGAGGTGCTGGCCCATGTCTGA
- a CDS encoding DUF3846 domain-containing protein codes for MTPTLRVIHPDGRQDVTEIGPEADTLNLLRAAVGGWIEYLPAHYHALNSHEVVINEEGLIHNLPPNWIGSRLIGLDLTQYPPLHGPIVIVPHDPADGPSPAKQRQQATSPDGLVNLYACALEGDPAALTALGVSRPEDITVIDARPPVRHFLYALHPDGRTERHDLEPIEEGRRWIAERLGAGQRLPPHAQQVTAYAVISSVAPRDPCPNEVARAALGLADTPCGPVILIPTGTADPSQVHQRLDEALNGAGEACGELGLTLDWAT; via the coding sequence ATGACCCCCACCCTGCGCGTGATTCACCCCGACGGACGGCAAGACGTGACCGAGATCGGCCCGGAGGCCGACACCCTGAACCTGCTCAGGGCGGCGGTGGGCGGCTGGATCGAGTACCTTCCGGCCCACTACCACGCCCTCAACAGCCATGAGGTGGTCATCAACGAGGAGGGTCTGATCCACAACCTGCCCCCCAACTGGATCGGCAGCCGCCTCATCGGACTGGACCTGACCCAGTATCCGCCGCTGCATGGCCCCATCGTGATTGTTCCGCATGACCCCGCCGATGGCCCCAGCCCTGCCAAGCAGCGTCAGCAGGCCACTTCTCCTGACGGTCTGGTCAACCTGTACGCCTGCGCCCTGGAAGGTGACCCGGCTGCCCTGACGGCCCTGGGGGTGAGTCGTCCCGAAGACATCACTGTGATCGACGCCCGCCCTCCTGTGCGTCATTTTCTGTATGCGCTTCACCCGGACGGACGCACCGAACGGCATGACCTGGAACCCATCGAGGAGGGCCGCCGTTGGATCGCCGAGCGGCTGGGCGCAGGGCAGCGCCTGCCGCCGCACGCCCAGCAGGTCACGGCCTACGCGGTGATTTCCAGCGTCGCTCCCCGTGACCCGTGCCCCAACGAGGTGGCCCGCGCCGCGCTGGGCCTGGCGGACACGCCCTGCGGCCCGGTGATCCTGATTCCCACTGGGACGGCAGACCCGTCCCAGGTACACCAGCGCCTGGACGAGGCCCTGAACGGTGCGGGAGAGGCGTGTGGAGAGCTTGGGCTGACCCTGGATTGGGCCACTTGA
- a CDS encoding J domain-containing protein — protein sequence MDHFQHITDAAELKAAYRQLCKQYHPDKGGSTQQMQTINNAYEAAMTRILNAKPDEEYGEDKWYKSRAEEAEVEARVRAAVEKIAHLDRLDIEIVGAWVWVGGDTRAHKDALKAADYWFMGKRKMWAFKGKFSRGRSNTSMEELREKYGSEKVSPRSRSLKAV from the coding sequence ATGGACCATTTCCAGCACATCACCGACGCCGCCGAACTGAAAGCCGCTTACCGCCAGCTTTGCAAGCAGTACCACCCGGACAAGGGCGGCAGCACGCAGCAGATGCAGACCATCAACAACGCCTACGAAGCCGCCATGACGCGGATTCTGAACGCCAAGCCGGACGAGGAATACGGTGAGGACAAGTGGTACAAGAGCCGCGCCGAAGAGGCCGAGGTGGAGGCCAGGGTCAGGGCCGCCGTCGAGAAAATCGCGCACCTGGACAGACTCGACATTGAAATTGTCGGGGCGTGGGTCTGGGTGGGCGGCGACACCCGCGCCCACAAGGACGCGCTGAAGGCGGCCGATTACTGGTTCATGGGCAAGCGGAAAATGTGGGCGTTCAAGGGAAAATTCAGCCGGGGCCGCAGCAACACCAGCATGGAGGAACTACGCGAGAAGTACGGCAGCGAAAAGGTCTCTCCCCGTTCGCGCTCTTTGAAAGCCGTGTAA
- a CDS encoding Fic/DOC family protein, translating to MPKNRLGLDDAEALSFIERDTTFTRMLEIRNGTAPEATRSGRFDLDHLRAIHQHIFQDIYEWAGTTRNQPMQIEGQQVQAAPLIHKDDGRTPVPFVPSNQVDRSLKATFLQLQQQDHLRGLPRAEFADRAALAFSEINNAHPFMEGNGRTQREFMLQLAGQAGHPLNFDVVSAERMSIVSLEARMGDLSGMQRLFQEISDSQRVAALDKAQGFLDQERVNWQEMYIATATPGREYSGPVALSSPEVVVMRSGGDVIVAQTRDVALEEGPPSGTVHFTATDYGPPDQDGEGQGRIRQIDLDL from the coding sequence GTGCCCAAAAACCGCCTCGGACTGGACGACGCCGAGGCGTTGTCGTTCATCGAACGCGACACCACATTCACCCGGATGCTGGAGATCAGGAACGGCACGGCGCCGGAGGCCACCCGCAGCGGGCGCTTTGACCTGGACCACCTGCGGGCGATCCACCAGCACATCTTTCAGGACATCTACGAGTGGGCCGGGACCACCCGCAATCAGCCGATGCAGATCGAAGGCCAGCAGGTTCAAGCCGCGCCCCTGATTCACAAGGATGATGGGCGGACGCCGGTGCCGTTCGTGCCAAGCAACCAGGTGGACCGCAGCTTGAAGGCCACCTTCCTTCAACTCCAGCAGCAAGATCACCTGCGGGGTCTCCCCCGCGCTGAATTCGCGGACCGGGCCGCGCTGGCCTTCTCTGAGATCAACAACGCCCATCCGTTCATGGAGGGCAATGGCCGCACCCAGCGCGAGTTCATGCTTCAGTTGGCCGGGCAGGCCGGTCATCCCCTGAACTTTGATGTGGTGAGCGCCGAGCGGATGAGCATCGTCAGCCTGGAGGCACGGATGGGCGATCTGTCCGGGATGCAGCGGCTGTTTCAGGAGATCAGCGATTCCCAGCGGGTGGCGGCGCTGGACAAGGCGCAGGGCTTTCTTGACCAGGAGCGGGTGAACTGGCAGGAAATGTACATCGCCACCGCCACGCCGGGCCGTGAGTACAGTGGTCCGGTGGCCCTGAGCAGCCCAGAGGTGGTGGTGATGCGGTCTGGAGGGGACGTGATCGTGGCGCAGACCCGAGATGTTGCCCTGGAGGAGGGGCCGCCGAGCGGGACGGTTCACTTCACGGCCACGGACTATGGTCCCCCTGACCAGGACGGTGAGGGCCAGGGACGCATACGCCAGATCGACTTGGACCTGTGA
- a CDS encoding antitoxin VbhA family protein: MTTIQDQIRRELEARSAAYDQAQAERNRRARDVHSVRRSQQIEGGDISPYAQTLSQQYIDGTLTPAEMRAKLLEHYGVTVK, from the coding sequence ATGACCACCATTCAAGACCAGATCCGCCGTGAGCTGGAGGCCAGGAGTGCCGCGTATGACCAGGCCCAAGCCGAGCGCAATCGGCGGGCCAGGGACGTTCACAGCGTCCGGCGTTCCCAGCAGATCGAGGGGGGCGACATCTCGCCCTACGCCCAGACGTTGAGCCAGCAGTACATCGACGGCACCCTTACCCCCGCCGAGATGCGCGCGAAGCTGCTGGAGCATTACGGCGTGACCGTGAAGTGA